One window of Centropristis striata isolate RG_2023a ecotype Rhode Island chromosome 21, C.striata_1.0, whole genome shotgun sequence genomic DNA carries:
- the gprc5c gene encoding G-protein coupled receptor family C group 5 member C: MAANFTPRGCGPNLDSLYYNLCDLKAVWGIVLEAIAAAGIVFSIVLFLSLLASVPFTKDKNRRSSVALNALFLVCTAGLFCLTFAFIVGKDFSTCASRRFLFGVLFGGCFSCLLMQSVRLNVLARQDVVGGGPRAWALVLGALGLWLVEVVINTEWLIITIVRHPTGPLNATAGSSRATATPCNIANEDFVMALIYVMTLILAVLVASLAVMGGKHSQWKKEGAFILVTSFLSVCIWVAWIVMYVFGNVRTGGPTWDDPTLAIALVANAWAFLLLYTIPHICSLHADDDSQQSYAEELYPSRGVGYETILKEQSSQNMFMENKAFSMDEPNQASKPVSPYSGYTGQVRGSVYQPTELALISKAAAGNQPPDTPYDIVIPRASAGSAADSGSSTASMHTEPGGAAHTQTHGYGGNGLNRTSQW, from the exons ATGGCTGCTAACTTCACGCCGCGGGGCTGCGGCCCCAACCTGGACTCTCTCTACTACAACCTGTGTGACCTAAAGGCGGTGTGGGGCATCGTGCTGGAGGCGATCGCGGCCGCCGGCATCGTCTTCTCCATCGTGCTTTTCCTTTCTCTGTTGGCCAGCGTTCCCTTCACGAAGGACAAGAACCGGAGGAGCTCGGTGGCTCTGAACGCCCTCTTCCTGGTCTGCACCGCCGGGCTCTTCTGCCTGACCTTCGCCTTCATCGTGGGGAAGGACTTCTCCACCTGCGCCTCACGCCGGTTCCTGTTCGGCGTGCTGTTCGGCGGCTGCTTCTCCTGCCTGCTGATGCAGAGCGTGAGGCTGAACGTGCTGGCCCGGCAGGACGTCGTCGGTGGCGGTCCCCGGGCCTGGGCCCTGGTCCTGGGGGCTCTGGGACTGTGGCTGGTGGAGGTGGTCATCAACACCGAGTGGCTGATCATCACCATCGTGCGCCACCCTACGGGACCGCTCAACGCCACGGCCGGGAGCAGCAGGGCCACGGCCACGCCCTGCAACATCGCCAACGAGGACTTCGTCATGGCGCTGATCTACGTGATGACCCTGATCTTGGCCGTGCTGGTGGCCAGCCTGGCCGTCATGGGGGGCAAACACAGCCAGTGGAAGAAGGAGGGCGCCTTCATCCTGGTCACCAGCTTCCTCTCCGTGTGTATCTGGGTGGCGTGGATCGTCATGTACGTCTTCGGGAACGTGAGGACGGGGGGGCCCACGTGGGACGACCCCACGCTGGCCATCGCCCTGGTGGCCAACGCCTGGGCCTTCCTGCTGCTCTACACCATCCCACACATCTGCAGCCTGCACGCCGACGACGACAGCCAGCAGAGCTACGCGGAGGAGCTGTACCCCAGCAGGGGGGTCGGCTACGAGACCATCCTGAAGGAGCAGAGCTCCCAGAACATGTTCATGGAGAACAAGGCCTTCTCCATGGACGAGCCCAACCAAG CATCCAAGCCCGTGTCCCCGTACAGCGGCTACACCGGACAGGTCCGCGGCTCTGTCTACCAGCCCACCGAGCTGGCTCTCATTAGCAAGGCAGCAGCGGGAAAT CAGCCTCCGGACACGCCCTACGACATCGTGATCCCCAGAGCGTCGGCGGGCTCTGCAGCCGACAGCGGGAGCAGCACGGCGTCCATGCACACGGAGCCGGGCggcgctgcacacacacagactcacggATACGGC gGGAACGGTCTGAACAGGACGTCCCAGTGGTGA